The Deltaproteobacteria bacterium sequence TTCACCTTTTTGCAGGTTGCCGCTCACCTTTTCAAGCCTGCATTTGGAGATGGTTTCAATTAATCTTCCTTCCATAATGGCTGCCGATTCGGTTGTTATAATAACCGATTGATCGGCGCCGGCTGAAATAACATTGAGAAGTTGAAGGGGGGCATCCGCTTTTCTCTGTTCCCCGATAGCCCTAGTGTAATTGGGTATGGCTTCGGCAATTTCTATATTTCTGCGATGCCTTTCCGCCGTCATAAAGTATTCGTTGGCCAGCCCGTAGTGATTGTTGATCTTTTTGAGTAATGCCGAAGCCGCCTTATCCCTGTCAAGGGCAGCGAAGGAGTAATGAATATGGTTCTTTTTGTCATGGCGCCGCATGACGATGGATATGCCTTCCAGGTTTTTGATGTCTACCGATGTATCGATTCTCCGGGATAGGTGACGTGACGATTGGACTACGCCATCCCTGTCACTTGCCTTTTGCGATAGCGTCAGCTCACTGTTGATGGAAACCCTGATTTGCTCGGCTACCCGGATCATGGACAGCTTATCGGCCGTTTCCAGTGAGCCCCCTTCTCCCGTTGCGGTAATAAATAATTCTTCAGGATATCTTATGTCTTTGCCTGTCCATGTCCAGGATGGCAGCGCGGGTTTTGCAGTGAGCGCTCTGTCGTCCCTTCTTTCCCCGTCACCTGTCGCACAGGAGGAGATAAAGAGAAGGATGATGAAGAGCAGACTATGGCCTATAAATGCTTTCATTTTTACTAAACCGACTGGCTGAATTATCATAAAAAAATACTAATATACCGGAGGCCATAAGTCAATGGTAAGAGGCCGGATTTTGCTTCAGAAAAATCAGGGAAAACTTTGGAAATTCATGGCCTGCGCCCCTGGATATTGAAAATTTAATAATAACTCTTTGCCGTTATTTTTTATTTATGATATCTTTTTTTTATAAGCTGATTTATTGAAATTATCCTTTAAATTATACCTGAAAAGAGAAAGAATGATGAAAAAACTGCTAATTGTACCTGCTCTTATCTTATTTGCCTTTGCCGCTTTTACCGGTTCTGCCTCTGCACAGTATAAAAAAGCCAAAATTGCCGTTCTCGATTTTCAGCTCCAGGGAGACAGTTATGAAACACAGGATATGGGCAAAATTGTTTCTGAATGGCTTATTACCGCTCTTGTCAAAGACGGGCGCTTTGATGTCGTTGAGCGGCGGCTTCTCGAAAAGATCCTGGTGGAGCAGAAACTGGCCCTGACGGGTTTGATAGACGCAACGAGCGCAGCCAAACTGGGAAGGGTGCTCGGTGTTAAAATTATTATTTCCGGTTCAGTCATGAAATTCCAGAATGTGATGGAGGTCAATGCCAGGATTATCGATGTGGAAAGCGCCTCCATCATTGCTGCCGAGAATGTTAAAAGCACTACCGCTGCGCGACTGGAAGACCTCGTTGTGCAGATGGCCGAAAAGATTATCCAGGATTTTCCTCTTGAAGGTTATATTGTCAACAGAAAGGGAAATACCGTCTCTGTAGACCTCGGAAAACGTGCCGGTGTCAAGCGGGACATGCACTTTGTTGTTTTTAAGGAAGGAAATGTAATAAAACATCCCAAAACGGGTGAAGTTCTCGATGTAGAGATGATCAAAACAGGACTGATTGAGATAATATCCATCGGCAATAATATTGCCAAGGGCTCAATTATAGAAGAAAGCGAAAAGAATGCCGTCAAATATGGCCAGCGTATCAAAAGTGTTGTTGAAACGGAAAGGCCTATCGGTAAGTACACTCCGCCCCAGGATTATTCTATCCCTGCTGCACCCAGGCCCGTTGTGGGACAACCGGATTCACTGGAAGAAGCTGATGCCCTTATTGAAGAATCGATAAGACTGAAAAAGATGAAAGATCCGAACTGGAAGGTTCCTTTCAGGGCGGCAGCTTCCTATCTCAAGGGTGTAATAAGGACAAAGAAGCGGTCACCGCAGGTAAATTACTACTTTGCCAGGCTTTATATGGTGGAAAAAAAGTACCGTACCGTTTCTAAATATGCCGATCTTGCCGTAAGGTATGACAAGGGATACTTCGATGCATACAAGCTTAAGGGAGATGCCTGCTCGGAGTGGGCCAAAACCCGCACGCGGGGATGGAAAAGGATCGTCAAGTGGGGTGTTAAGGCTTATAAAGAGGCGGCAAAGGTGAGCAGTGACGATGCGACAAAGGCGATGATGTATTTTGAAATCGGCAATATCTACAGCGATGCAGATAATCGGAGATATGCCATGAAGAACTGGAAAGAGGCCATTGCCATTGCCCCTGAAAGCGAGGCTGCCAGGCGTGCCAGGGATAAAATGGATTAAGCTGCAAATCCCCGTTAGACACAGATATACAGAGACAAGTTATCATTAACGCGGAAGCACAATTCGAATAAAATGCTTTTAGCCGTCTTTAAACCTGCATTTTACCCTGTGGCAAGAGAACTATTTTATTATTCCCCACTTTTTGACAAAGGGCCATTTTCCAGAAATTCCACCCACAGGGGTTGCCATGTTTTCCATGTATGACCGCCATTTCTTCTAAATACCCTGTTTTCAGGGAGAATCTTTTCAATGAGCAGGGAAGCGGGTCGATAGCCGTCCTTCGTTCCATAAGCAAGATAGACAAGTGGTATCTCCCTGTCAGGTTCTGAAAAACGCTTGATAAAGGTGAAGAGGTCTTTTTGCCACTTTTCGATGCGGGCCTTTTGGGGGTCCCATGCCATAAGTCCTCCCGATTTTTTTATGCGTTGCACGACCCCTGAATTGCCGAGGAAAGGTGCTACAAGGAAGATGCCGTCGATATCTTCCCTGTTTTCCATGGTGTAGAGGAGAGAGCCGAGGCCACCCATGGAAATGCCGACGAGCCATATATTTTTATAGCCCTTTGTTTTGGCAGGGTTGATAACATCCTTTTTGAGTCGTCTCACCAGGCTCCTGTCGAAGTAGTAACCGAGATGGCCATTAACGGCGACAAGGTCAACCTGCAGGTTCCTTGCTCTCACAGCTTCAATGAATCCGTGTTTTTCGAAGTCTCTTTCAGTGCCCCCTTTGCCGTGGAGAAGGACAATGAGTGTCTGGGGCCTGTTTTTTCCCGGATAATTGTAATAGATGTTTTTAATCGGTTTGACTACCGGTGGTGTGGACATGCAGCCCGTACAAAGAAAAGCCGCAAGGGCTGTAAGAAGAAAGCTTTTAAAGAGAGAAGAGGGTTTCATCGATGAGAATTTACCTCCTGACCGGCTTTATCATATTGAACGGCTACCAGGGGAAAATAGTAACTGGTATTGAAAAAATACCATACTTTTCCTTCACCCTCAAGGAGCATAAAGGCGCAAATATTTTTTCCGGAGAGGGTTCCTGACTCGTCTACTCTATGATTAGAGGGTTGGCCGGGTCGTGACGGAGAAGTTCTTTTTGTGTGTCATTTGATTGAAGCAGGGCAACCACCTTTTCAATGTCCCCGAAGAGAGGCCTGTCGTCTTCGAGTTTTGGTGTAATACTGCGGACCCGTTCATAGAATTTACGGTAATCTTTGCCCATCATGTTATCATCCTTACGCAGGTCGGCAGCCTGAACGATGGCAATGGTTTCGATGGCGAGGAGTTTCCATAGAATGGGAAGCACTTTTCGCGTCATTTTTGCGGCCGTCGTTCCCATGCTGACAACATCCTGGTTGTTGGCATTGGTCGGTATGGTCTGGATAGACCCCGGTGTGCCAAGCAGCCTTGCTTCAGCCGCCAGCGAGGTTGCAAGAAGCTGGCAACCCATCATACCCGAGTTGAGGCCGGGAGCGCCGCCTGTGAGCAGCGGTGAAAGCCCCATGCTGTATCGCCAGTTGAGGAGTCTTTCTGTTTGCCTTTCCGATAAAAGGGCAAGTTTGATTAGGCCTATGCGGAGGTAATCGCTTACCATGGCAATATGCTGCCCGTAGAAGTTGCCGCCATGGATGACCGTTTCCGTTGCAGGGAAGATAAGCGGATTGTCAGTGGAGGCGTTAAGTTCCCTCGTTACTACCTGTTCCACATGCCAGTAAGCGTCCTGGAAGGCGCCCAGTATCTGGGGGGTGCATCTTAGTGAATAAGGGTCCTGTATTTCCGTTCCTTCTTCGACGGGTTTTTTATGAGAGCCCCATTCGTGGTCATCGATCTCTTTTTTATAATCAGGGTGAGATTTAAGATAGCCTGCAATGTAGTCAGCCGTCGTATATTGTCCCCTGTGACCTCTCGCCATATGAAGCTGCGAGCAGAGGACTTCCGGCGCGCCGTAGAGGGATTGAATAAGGCATGCCGTGAGAAACTCCATCCATCTCAGTATCTGTGAGGCCTCGATTGTGGCCAGCGACATGAGGCCTGTCATAACGGAAGTCCCGTTAACAAGGGCCAGGCCTTCCTTGCACTTTAAGGTAACGGGAGAGAGGTTTTTCGATTTTAAAGCGTCCTTTGCAGAGAGCCTTTCGCCATCTGTCCTGGCATGTCCGAGACCGATAAGGAGTCTGCTCATATGGGCAAGAGGCACCAGGTCACCGCTTGCGCCGACGGAGCCTTCACTCGGTATTTCAGGAAGGACGTTATTATTGAGAGCGCCCAGGAGAAGATCGACGACTTCCTCACGAATGCCTGAATAGCCTCTGGCAAGCGCATTTGCCCTTGCCGCCATGATGGCTTTTGTTTCAAGGTCCGAGAAGAGATCACCCTGTCCCACCGAGAGATGGTGAAGGAG is a genomic window containing:
- a CDS encoding aromatic amino acid ammonia-lyase produces the protein MINLDGHKLTLDDIRKSVLGGEKCDIAANARAAMKRSRALVEKLAGEERAIYGINTGFGPLSAQRVSHADLEQHQINLLHHLSVGQGDLFSDLETKAIMAARANALARGYSGIREEVVDLLLGALNNNVLPEIPSEGSVGASGDLVPLAHMSRLLIGLGHARTDGERLSAKDALKSKNLSPVTLKCKEGLALVNGTSVMTGLMSLATIEASQILRWMEFLTACLIQSLYGAPEVLCSQLHMARGHRGQYTTADYIAGYLKSHPDYKKEIDDHEWGSHKKPVEEGTEIQDPYSLRCTPQILGAFQDAYWHVEQVVTRELNASTDNPLIFPATETVIHGGNFYGQHIAMVSDYLRIGLIKLALLSERQTERLLNWRYSMGLSPLLTGGAPGLNSGMMGCQLLATSLAAEARLLGTPGSIQTIPTNANNQDVVSMGTTAAKMTRKVLPILWKLLAIETIAIVQAADLRKDDNMMGKDYRKFYERVRSITPKLEDDRPLFGDIEKVVALLQSNDTQKELLRHDPANPLIIE
- a CDS encoding CsgG/HfaB family protein; translation: MMKKLLIVPALILFAFAAFTGSASAQYKKAKIAVLDFQLQGDSYETQDMGKIVSEWLITALVKDGRFDVVERRLLEKILVEQKLALTGLIDATSAAKLGRVLGVKIIISGSVMKFQNVMEVNARIIDVESASIIAAENVKSTTAARLEDLVVQMAEKIIQDFPLEGYIVNRKGNTVSVDLGKRAGVKRDMHFVVFKEGNVIKHPKTGEVLDVEMIKTGLIEIISIGNNIAKGSIIEESEKNAVKYGQRIKSVVETERPIGKYTPPQDYSIPAAPRPVVGQPDSLEEADALIEESIRLKKMKDPNWKVPFRAAASYLKGVIRTKKRSPQVNYYFARLYMVEKKYRTVSKYADLAVRYDKGYFDAYKLKGDACSEWAKTRTRGWKRIVKWGVKAYKEAAKVSSDDATKAMMYFEIGNIYSDADNRRYAMKNWKEAIAIAPESEAARRARDKMD
- a CDS encoding LPP20 family lipoprotein — encoded protein: MIIQPVGLVKMKAFIGHSLLFIILLFISSCATGDGERRDDRALTAKPALPSWTWTGKDIRYPEELFITATGEGGSLETADKLSMIRVAEQIRVSINSELTLSQKASDRDGVVQSSRHLSRRIDTSVDIKNLEGISIVMRRHDKKNHIHYSFAALDRDKAASALLKKINNHYGLANEYFMTAERHRRNIEIAEAIPNYTRAIGEQRKADAPLQLLNVISAGADQSVIITTESAAIMEGRLIETISKCRLEKVSGNLQKGEFGEALKKPLQVIATYKNNGRSYPIERLPVKFTILEGSGMLQQEVSTNFRGHAKTIVSRVSPSGIRNNIIEATLNYDKETIPAPLPKTNFTYILPVKEDIKVRVTMRESNLGTKIIPPVVKPAIIRELKERGFNVLEGKSGKADFTVKGRVKSSKKGEMGEIIFAISTGSVSILDNKTGLIAQEVKISEADSKGGGLSLKAAGLNSLQTTGTAIGQKVAKEMEKLFNRTVKR
- a CDS encoding alpha/beta hydrolase, whose amino-acid sequence is MKPSSLFKSFLLTALAAFLCTGCMSTPPVVKPIKNIYYNYPGKNRPQTLIVLLHGKGGTERDFEKHGFIEAVRARNLQVDLVAVNGHLGYYFDRSLVRRLKKDVINPAKTKGYKNIWLVGISMGGLGSLLYTMENREDIDGIFLVAPFLGNSGVVQRIKKSGGLMAWDPQKARIEKWQKDLFTFIKRFSEPDREIPLVYLAYGTKDGYRPASLLIEKILPENRVFRRNGGHTWKTWQPLWVEFLENGPLSKSGE